CACCTGCAGCCGCATGCCGAATCCGATTGTCTGGTCGCGGCCATGGGCGCGGGCCATGTGCCTGATCTCGGCGATGTTGTCGGCGATCCGGTCCGGCAGGTCGCCCCAGAACAAATGCACGTCGGAATGCTTCGCCGACATTTCCCACGCCTGCCGCGAGCCGCCGCCGAGATAGAATTTCGGGAACGGCTGCTGCAGCGGCCGCGGCCGGATATGCGCGCCGGACAGCGTGTGGAATTTGCCTTCGAAATGCACCGGACCGCGCGTGGTCCACAGCGCCTTCAGGATCGAGACTTCCTCCTCCATCAGCGCGTAGCGCTCTTCCTTGGCGTAGCGCACGCCCTCGCCTTCGACCTCGCTTTCGTTCTGGCCCGCAATCAGGTTGATGCAGATGCGCCCGCCCGACATCTGGTCGAAGGTCGAGATCATCTTGGCCAGCAGCACCGGATTGATGTAGCCGGGCCGGGCCGCGATCAGCGGCTTGATCTTCGACGAACGCGCCGCCATGAACGCGCCGGTGATCCAGGCCTCCCAGCACACCGAGCCGACCGGGATCAGCAGATATTCGAAGCCCGCCTTCTCCGCGGCCTGCACCACGCGGTCGCACAAGTCCGGAGATCCCGGCACCTGGGCCTCGGGCACGCCATAGGCCGTGGTGTCGCCATGTGTGGGAAGGTACCAGCCGAATTCGAGCGGACGCATGAACTTCTCTCCTTGATGCGCGGCTTTGGCCTGCGCGATTTCCTCAAGGGGCAGTGTACAGGCTGCATCGGGCGGGACAATCGGGGTATCGCCCCGACGGCCCCAGGCCGGTCAATCAGCCTCGAATCCATCAAGAGGCGCTGACGATCTCGCGGGGGTTGGTCGAACGGACGGATCGTTCGTCGACCAGATAATTCGTCAGCAATGCGCCGGCCCACATCGCGGCAAGGGCCACCCAGGAGGTCAGGGCAAAGATCGCCCCGCCGGTGACGCCGGCGCCGACGGCGCATCCGCCGGCCAGCATGCCGCCGAAGCCCATTAGCGCCGCGCCGAACAGGTAGCGGCTCATGCTCGGTCCATCCTGAAATCCCTGCATCTTCCATTCGCCCGCCAGCAACGCGGCAAACAGCGAACCGGCGAACACCCCGGGAACCAGACCGACATCGAACCCCAGTTGCAAGGACGGTGAATTGATCAGTCCCATCAGCGTGTCGGCCGATGGCCCGATGAAACTGATGCTCTTGACCTGAACCAGATTGAATGAGGTTTGCGAGACGCGAAACGTCAGAAGCCAACCCGCCGCAACGGCGAGGCCGACGCCCACGGCGCTGGCGCCGGCAAGAACGCCGACCCGGGCGCGCCGCGCCAGCCATAGCGCGCCGCCGAGCCCAAGCATGCCCAGAAGCAGGCCCAACACCGCGCCGGCGTCGACGATTGCAAGCAGGCTGCGCGAAGGGCCGCCCTGCACGGTCCATAGTTCGGACAGCGCTTCCCGGACCGGCGACAGGAACCCTCGCAGCGAGGCCTGGCCGACGATGGTGAGGACCAGCCCGGAAATGAGCGCGCGCAGATTTCCGGTCGCCGACAGAACCAACAGGCGGCTCGCGCAACCGCGCGCCAGGATCATGCCGGCGCCGAACAGCACGCCGCCGATCAGGCTGCCGGAGAGGCTGCCTCGCGCGGCGAGCTGGCGGGCGCCGGAAACATCGAGCAGCCCGAAGGCGATCAACGCATTGGTGCCGGCAACGGCGGCAGAGAACGTCAATAGCCAGATCGAGAACTTCGAGCCGAACAGCCCATGTGAGAATTCGATCACGGCGGATCGCAGACAGAATTTGCTCGCTAGCGCGAAAGCGCCGAACAGCATTCCGATCAAAAGTCCGCCCGCGGCAAGAACCACCGCATCGCCGGCAAGATCGATGAATGATTCCAGATACAAGCCGTTCGGGCCTTTCATCGGCTGACGGACCATGACGCTGACCAGTGCTCACTATTAATGGTCAGTGAGTCGCTTGTTGCCCATGCTTCGAGACGCTCGCGATGCTCGCTCCTCAGCATGAGGTCGTTGTGTATCAACAAGTTAAACCTCATCCTGAGGAGGCCGCGAAGCGGCCGTCTCGAAGGATGACTGCATTAGTATTAGATTGTCAGGAGATCGCTGCCGATCATTGATTTGGCGCAATCAACCGCTTCGGCGGGGGCAGCCCCGACGCCGCGCCGGTTCCCTCACTTCGGTCCCAGCAACCGCTCGCGATAGGCCTCCAGCCCCAGCCGGACGTCCTTGTCCTCGACCCATTCGCCTGTCTCATCCATGACGCCGGCCTCCAGCATCGCGGCCGCGCAGGGCCAGTGCAGATCGACCCAGCGCGGAATATCGGCCTCCGGCATGGCGCTCCGCCGGCAGATCCGCTCGGTCATTTCGCGGGCCAATGGTTCGATGTTGGAGGAGGTCATGGGATCGTCGTCGCCGGGTTCCAGGTCGCGCAGGTCTTACACCAGGACATGGCCGGGAGCGTGGCAATCGGCGCTGACGCAGCCGGAGCTTGGTGGATGAAGACCTGTGTGGATTTCAGCGTTTGGTTGCCGGCCTGGCGGTGGCGAGGATGGCGGCGATGGCCGCATCGCCCTCCGCCTCCAGCGCGGCGATGGCTTCCCGGGCCCAGTGGTAGGCCGCGTCGAAAATCTCGGTATGGCGTTCGAATTCCGTCACGCCGATCTCGGGCGAAAGCGGCGGCCGCATCACATGATCGAGCGGCGCGGCCGGCAGCATATCGTAACGCTGATGCGCCACCAGGCTTCGCCACAGCACGTTGATCGCGCTCGGCGCCGCCGGCAGCAGCTTCTTGCGGAACGGCGTCAGCATCGCCATGACCAGCTCGAACCGCCCGGGCAGCGCGGCATATTCGACGTCGAACATCTCGGCCGCGGGGTCGCCGAAATGCACCACCAGATTGGGACCGCTCTTCAATTGATGCATCTGCGCGAGCGGCACATTGTCGATCAGGCAGCCGTCGACCAGCATCGCGCCCTCCGCCGTGTAGAACGGCGGCAACAGCCCGGGGATCGCGCTCGAGGCTCGCACCGCCTGCCACAGCAACCCCGACCGGATCAGTTCGAGATTGTGGGTGGAAAGATTGGTCGCGACCGCCGCGAATGGCCGCCAGCAATCCTCGATCCGGCAGTCGGCGCCGTATTGATCGGCGAGCGCGCGATCGAAGGCCTTGTGGTCCAGCAGGGCATAACGCGGCCAGGTCGGCCGCCGGAAGCTGCGGCTTCTGACGAAGATCTCGTGCGTGCCGCGTTCCAGATGCTCGGCCTCGTGATTCTTGGCGAAACCGGCCGCCATCGCCGAGCCGACGCTGGTGCCGACGAAGATGTCGAAAACGACGCCGCGCTCGCGGAACGCCTTGTAGATGCCGACATGGGCCGATCCGAAACTGCCGCCGCCGGCGGCGACGAAGCCGACCGCACGGCCGGACAGGAACCGGACCAGGCTGTCGATATCGACCTGATCCTCGAGCGCGACGTGGTGATGCATGAAGCTCGGCAGGCGGGCGAGCCAGGCCGCGGTGCCGCTGACCTCGCCGCTGCGCCGGTCGTGGACGCGAACGAGGCGGCGGGCTGCTTCGCTATGTACTTCGCAGGCGAAGGCTTCGACATCCGTCGGCACGCCGGCGGCGGGCGCCTTGCCGTGGCATACGAAGACGACCAGGTCGGCCTGGCGGATCGCCTTGCGCGTCCAGGCCGAGTCTTCACCACCATCGAGATAAGCCACCAGTGGCGCGGTCTGTTCGATCTTGTTGAGCCAGTCGGTGACCTCAGGCGCATCCAGAGCCCGTCCGGGAAACATGACGGCAAGCCGGTCGGGATCGACGATCTCGGCATCGGCCGCGGCCAGTCCGTCGCGCATCCGGCGATCGAACGCGTCCGGCGCAGGCGCGTATCCGCCCTGAACGAACGCCACCGTTCGCGCCTTCGGCGACGCGCGAACCGGGATGAGCCGCGCCGTCTCCCTGGCGAAGCGCAGCGCCAGCACCGCCAGCAGCGCTTCGACGATGGCCGGCGCTTCTTCGGCAAGTTCCTGATAGGCCGCGCGTGTCAGCACCAGAACGCTGGTGTCGCGAATCGCAATTACATTGGCGGTGCGCGGGATATTGGCGAAGAAGCCGATCTCGCCGACCAATTCGCCGGCGCGAAGCTCGGCAATCGGCGCGGCATCGCCGATCTTGCGCACCGCCAGCGCGCCGTGCAGCACCACGAACAGGGCGTCCGAGGGCGCGCCTTGCGCCACCAGCATCTGCCCGCGCACCAGATCCTGGCGGACCATGGCGCGGATAGCCTTGCGCCGCTGTTCGGAACTGAGCGTTCTGAACAGTGCGAAATCCTCGGATACGTTTCCCCATGCAAATGTCGAGCTTGGCCCGTCCATCGGCGACACCCGCCTTTGTTTGACGGACAATGTATAACCGCCCCGCGCTGACGGCGAGCCATTTGGGATCGGAAGCGCCGGCCGCCCGCGGCAGTAGCGGGTGCAGGGGTCGGCGTCGGATATCCCGGGCGGCCGATAGAGCCGCATCAAAAGCCGATTATTCGGGAGAAACGGCGGCCAAGGCCCCGCTTGCGCCCGGCACGTGCTTTTGCGCCGCACCCGGCCCGATTTGAAGCCGCGGCTTCCGCCTTTTGCCGGCTTTGCCCGGCGCCCGGCCAGCCCCCTCGCAGGGCCGTTGCCCCTGCCCGGCCAATCGGCTAAATGGACCGCAACGCACCCGTAGCTCAGCTGGATAGAGCGTTGCCCTCCGAAGGCAAAGGTCACACGTTCGAATCGTGTCGGGTGCGCCAGTACGAGATGCGGTATTGGCGTCAATCAGCGCCGATTTCCACCAGCCGAAACGCCTATGCTGCCGACCTCCTCCCGCGCGATCGCGGCGGTGCGATCAATGCTTCCGCCGGTATGCCCCACTCGCGGTGCAGCCGCCAGGCCATCCTCATCGTGAGGGGACGCTTCCTCGTCAGGATGTCGGATGCGCGCTGGCGCGAGCCGAGCAGTCGGCCGAGATCGGCTTGCGTATAGCCGCCGGTCTCCATCCGGTAACGGATCGCGTCGATCGTATCGGGCGGTTCGATTGGCCAGCGCTTGCGCTCGTAGTCCTCGATGATCAATGCGAGAAGATCAAAACGATCGGCCTCCGGCGTCCCGGGCTTCGGTTCGTTCTCGAAGTACCGCTCGATCTCGTTCAGCGCGACGTCGTAGTCCGCTTCGGAGTGAAGCGGACGGATCATTTTTTTCGCCATGACACGGTCTCCGGATCGATGCGGTCGTACTCGGCGTGAGTACCGATGAACTTCACGAGCAAGCGGCCGAAGGAAAATGACACGTGGACGACCAGCCGATATTTGTTGCCGCCCAGATCAAAGATGACCCGATTGTCGCCTACGAAGTCGACGGAGCCGCCAAACTGCCGCTTTATCTCGGCCGGATTTGCCCAGCGCGCTTTCACTGCAATCGCCACCCAGGCGCGGATCGGGCCCTCGGCATGCGGGTAACGCGCCCAAAACTCCCTCAGCGTCCGGCGGGCGATCACCTGCATATTGAAATCATATCATGTCACCATTCTGGTGACAACCGGATTTGAGGCCAATCGAGCGCGGACGCGTCGGGCAACTGCCCGCGAGGCGGAGCGCAATATCGCAGGCAGATTTACCGACTGGGAGCGCATGGAGGGCTCCAGTGTGATAGCACTACGACGAAGCAAAATTGCCCATCTTCATCGAACGTGGAGCGCCAGCTCCATTGGCGGCAATTCCTGACCGACAGAAGGCGAAACCCACATGACCGAGCGACTGGAGACGCTGAAGAAGGCGCGCGAGCGGATGGCCGATGACCGCGATGCCTTTGCCAAGACGCTGGCCGCCCCGTTCGACCGCGACAAGGCGGAGCGGGCGCGGATCAAATTCATCGAGATCCAGGCCTTGATCGACGCGATCGATCGCGCCATCGCCGGCGAGCAGACCGGGTCCGCCGCCGCATAGGCGCGCCCGTTACCTCATTTCGACGCGTTTTCTTCCCGCGAGCGGACATCCCGCTGGCCCGGAAGCGCCTTGGCATCCTGCGAGGCCGCTCCGTGGCGCCGGTCGATCCGGCTCTTGAATCGGTGGCCGATCACGATCAGCGCGCCTTGCGGCGGTCCGGCCGCCCCGGCGATATCAGCCGGACGCCGTGGCGATACCGGCGGCAGGTTATCCTGGGTCACGGCTTCGAGCGCGGCCAGGAATTGCCGGCCGGCCTCGGTGATCTGCCATCCTTCAGCGTCGCGCAGCACATGACCGCAACCGAAAATATCGATCGCGGGCACCCGTGAGGCAAGACGCCTCATCCGCGCGCTCCAGTCTGCGCCGCTTGCCGTGAGGATGACGATGTCTCTCTTGAGTGAGGCGAGCGTGGTTCGACCGCTGTCGTGACTGGCCAATACCTTCAGAATAGCAACCTGTATGCTCACGCCGACGCCTTGGACCGCAACGGTTCTTGCTCTTGTGCGCGGTCGATGAGTCGTAAGTATCTTGCCGTCGCAGCACTCGTCCAGCGCGGGCGGCAAGTTATCCGCAGTCTTGAGAATTCCGCGCGGCGGTACGCGACTCAGACTTTGACCAGGCTTGCGAACCCACCATAGATCATCCGCTTGCCGTCGAACGGCAACGACTTCGGGTCCATCATGTTCTTGAGCCGCGGATCGGCCATCACCTTGGCGTTGACCTTGTCGCGCTGGGCGCGCGACTTGTAGGTGATCCAGGAGAAGATCACGGTCTCGTTGGGCTTCAGCTTGACCGCGCGCGGGAACGAGGTGAGTTTGCCGACCTTGACGTCTTCGGCGACCCATTCGCGGTAGTCCAGCGCGCCGTGTTCGCGCCAGACCTTGCCGCATTTGGTGGACATCTTGCGATAGGCCGCGAGGTTCTTCCTGGGAACCGCGACGATGAAGCCGTCGACATAGGGCATTGGTTGCTCTCCTCGTTGTTGCCGTCGCCGTGACGACGCCGAAACCTCTTCAGCTGTGACAGCAGGATGCCTGAACCGGCGCCGGCTGGTATTGGTCACGCAGCCGCAGCCAGTCCATCGGATAAGGCAGTCCCTCCTCGTGACGACCGAGCGGCGTCAGATCGAGGTAGTGATAGGCGGCATTCATCATGTCGAGGCCGCGGGCGAAGCAGGAATAGGTGTGGAAGATGTTGCCGGCCTGGTCGCGGAAGAACACGCTGATCCCCGGGGCTTCCTCGACGCCGAAGCCGCTGGTGCCGAAATTATAGACCTTGGCGCCTGACTTGATCTGGTCGGGCGTAAACGAGACGGCGTAGTCGTAGTTGAAGTCATTGTCTGCCGACGACAGCCAGTCGAAGGTCCAGCCCATCCGCTGCTTGAAGGCCTGAAGCCTTGCGACCGGCGCGCGCGATATCGCCACCAGGGTAGTGTCGCGCGCGGCCAGATGCGGGATCATGCGCTCGTACCCGTCGGCCCAGAACGAGCAGCTCTTGCAGCCCTCGGTCCAGTCCGGCGCGAACATAAAATGGTGCACCACGAGCTGGCTGCGGCCGGCGAACAGGTCGCTCAATGTCTGCTTGCCGCCGGGACCGTCGAACAAATAGGGCTTTTCGACCTCGACCCATGGCAGTGCGCGGCGCTCCTCGCTCAGCCGGTCCCGCGCTTGCGTGAATTCCTTCTCGTGCGCCAGATGCGTTCTTCGCGCGGCGATCCATTCCTGGCGCGAGACGATTTTGTGCGGTTGCATGTGCGGCTCCTCGGTTTGAAACATTTCAGGCGAAAATTTTCTCGAGCTTGTCGAAGCACCCCAGCCATCCGCGCTCGTGGCCGTCGCGCGCGGCCTGGTCGAACAGCTGTTCGTGGGTCAGCATCATCAACGTGCCGTCGCCGTCGGGCGTCAGCACGACCGTCACCTGCGATTCGCGCTCCGGCGTCGAGTGCCAGGCCCAGCTGAACTTCAGCCGCGCGTTCGGCACCACCTCACGATAAACCCCGCCGACTTCGTGATACTCGTCATCGGTGGAGAAGCTGACCCGAAAGCGGCCGCCGGGCCGGGCGTCGATGTCGGCCTGAAACGAGTCAGGCCTGGCGTCGGCACGTCCGAACCATCGAACTATTTTTTCCGGGTCGGTCCATGCGGCGAAGACTTTCGCCGGCGGGGCGTTGAGGCGACGCTTGAGTGTGAGGCTCGGCCGGGTGACGAGACCGGCGTCGCCGGCGGTGGCTGATTTGGCGGCCATTGATCTTCCTCCATAAAGGCGGCAAGGCGGTCGAGGTTTTCGGACCAGAAGCGCTGGTATCGGTTGAGCCATTCCATCGCCTGCTCCATCGGCCCGGCGGTCAGCCGGCACGCCACGGTGCGGCCGGTCTTGGAGCGCGCGACCAGACCGGCGTCCGACAGCACGTCGAGATGCTTCATGATCGCGGGCAGCGACATCGAAAACGGCTGCGCCAGCTCGCTGACCGAGAGGCCGTCCTCCCGGCCGAGCCGCGCCAGCAGCGCGCGCCGCGTCGGGTCCGCGAGCGCCGCGAAAGTGCGGTCCAACGTTTCGTCTTTATACTTAACCATGTGGTTTAGTATAAGCGCAAACAATCCAGAGTCAAGACGCGCCTTCGAAGATGGCGCCTCAGTACCGGTAGTTCGGATTGGAACGGGCGCGCCGCTGCTGCTTATTCAAGGCGGCGCGCGGATTGACGTTGCAGTAGAGGTTGCGCCCCGACGCACTCGCCATGCATTGGCCATAGGTCTGGTAGGAGCAGTCGCCTGGGATGCCGACACCCCTGCCCTGGGCACAATAGGGGTAGTCGTACGCGGCGGCCGGCGTGGAGCCGGCCATCGTGCTGGCGCCGGCGACCAGCAAGACCAGCATTACCAATTTTGCGCTGCGCATGATCGGATCTCCTCCGCGTCGTTTATACCGGCTGCCGGGTCGCCTCGTTTTCAAAACATCGCGACCCGGCGGACGGTTCCGGCCACGCCTCAATCGACGTGCACGCCGGCGGCCTTGACCACCTTCTCCCACTTCTCGGTTTCGGCCACGATCATCTTGCCGAACGCCTCCGGCGTACCGATCAGCGGCTCACCGCCGAGTTCGATCAGTCTCGCCTTGATCGCGGGCTCTGCCAGCACCGCGTTCATCTCCTTGTTCAGCTTCTCGATGATCTCCTTCGGCGTGTCCTTCGGGGCGGCCGCGCCGAACAGCGCACTCGCCTCGTAGCCGGGAACGGTGTCGGCGAGAACAGGCACGTCGGGCAACAGCGAGGACCGCGCCGTCGAGGTCACCGCCAGCGCGCGCACGGAACCGGCGCGGATATGCTGGAGGATCGAGGGCATGTTGTCGAAGATCACCTGGACCTGGCCGCCGAGCAGGTCAGTGAGCGCGGGCGCCGAGCCCCGGTAGGGAACGTGCTGCATCTTGACGCCCGACATCATCATGAACATCTCGCCGGACAGATGCACCGAGGTGCCGTTGCCCGACGACGCCAGGTTCACCTTGCCCGGATTGGCCTTCACATAGGCGATGAACTCGGCCACCGTCTTCGCCGGCACGTCCTTGTTGACCGTCATCACGTTCGGCACGCGATTGAACGCGGCAATCGGCGCGAGGTCGCGAACGACGTTGAATTTCAAGTTGGTATAGAGTGAGGCATTGATGTAGTTGGCGGGATTGACGAACAGAAGCGTGTAGCCGTCCGGGTCGGCCTTGATCACCGACTCGGTGGCGATGTTGTTGCCGGCGCCGGGTTTGTTCTCGATCACGAATTGCTGGCCGAGCCGCTCGGACAGCCGCTGGCCGAGCAGGCGTGCAATGATATCGGTCGCTCCGCCCGGCGGATAGCCGACCACCCAGCGCACCGGCCGGGTCGGATAATCCAGCGCCGCGGCGCTGCCGATCGAGGCGATCGCCGAAATACCCATTGCGATCAGACAAATCGCAGTGCGACGTGAGGCCATGCAGTTTTCTCCCGGCGGCCGCGTCGTGTCGCGCGGTCCGCATCTGTTGGATTGACAACAGCGTGCGTTGTAACAAACAAAGCGTGAGGCGACCAGTAGCGGCGGCGCGCGCCGGACCGCGACGAAAGGACAATCCATGGCTGTCAAGGTTACCGCGCTCGATCATATCGTTATCAATGTCGCGGACGTGGCGCGCTCGGCCGAATGGTACCGGAAAATCCTCGGCATGGAGATCAAGGTGTTCGATCCAGGTCCGGGCAAGACGCCGCGGACGTCGCTGGTGTTCGGAAACCAGAAGATCAACGTGCGGCCGCTGCACGCCGACAAGGTCGAATGGTTCACCGCGGACCATGAAACCGCCGGCAGCGACGACCTCTGCTTTCTCACCGCGAGCACGCCGGAACAGGTGGTCGCGCATCTCGAGGCCTGCGGCGTCGCCATCGAGGAAGGTCCGGTCGCGAAACAGGGCGCCCGCGGCACGCTGCAATCGGTCTATTGCCGGGATCCCGACGGCAGCCTGATCGAGATTTCGTCGTATCAGCGAGAGGCGTAGGCCTCCTCCCCGTCATGTATGGACGGCCCCGCATTTGCGGATTTGCCCCGCGCCCGATCCGGTGGCAGAAAGGCCCCCAAGCAACAACGCTGAAGGCAGCCGGCAAGGCTGCGCGGGAGGATCTGATGCGGAATTCACAGGCAGCGCCGGGCATCGTCGGGCCATTCGCGGGGCTTGACGTACCGTGGCTGCTGCGGATGCGGGCCGAGACGCGGCGCAACCATCCGTTCCTGATCTGGGCGCCGTTCGATGCGCCGGCGCGGATCTGGGCTTACGGCGAATTTCACGACCGCGTCGGCGCGCTGGCCGCGGGGCTGGCCGCGCGCGGCATCAAGCCCGGCGAGTATGTGCTGATCCATCTCGACAACTGCATCGAGGCGATGTTGGCCTGGTTCGCCTGCGTCGAGCTCGGCGCCATCGCGGTGACCACCAACACCCGCTCGGCGCCGGCGGAAATGGATTATTTCGCCGGTCATTGCGGCGCGGTG
The sequence above is drawn from the Bradyrhizobium sediminis genome and encodes:
- a CDS encoding DUF899 domain-containing protein codes for the protein MQPHKIVSRQEWIAARRTHLAHEKEFTQARDRLSEERRALPWVEVEKPYLFDGPGGKQTLSDLFAGRSQLVVHHFMFAPDWTEGCKSCSFWADGYERMIPHLAARDTTLVAISRAPVARLQAFKQRMGWTFDWLSSADNDFNYDYAVSFTPDQIKSGAKVYNFGTSGFGVEEAPGISVFFRDQAGNIFHTYSCFARGLDMMNAAYHYLDLTPLGRHEEGLPYPMDWLRLRDQYQPAPVQASCCHS
- a CDS encoding LLM class flavin-dependent oxidoreductase codes for the protein MRPLEFGWYLPTHGDTTAYGVPEAQVPGSPDLCDRVVQAAEKAGFEYLLIPVGSVCWEAWITGAFMAARSSKIKPLIAARPGYINPVLLAKMISTFDQMSGGRICINLIAGQNESEVEGEGVRYAKEERYALMEEEVSILKALWTTRGPVHFEGKFHTLSGAHIRPRPLQQPFPKFYLGGGSRQAWEMSAKHSDVHLFWGDLPDRIADNIAEIRHMARAHGRDQTIGFGMRLQVICREDEADAWEAADVLVRDATERQKQEMKTLYNKSEANRRVQELAREHGDLLMPHLWTGITKVRPGAGIAVVGNPAQCAATLQQFIDAGCHSFCLSGYLHDEEAERFGRLIRPILAANNRGRLAA
- a CDS encoding type II toxin-antitoxin system HigB family toxin — encoded protein: MQVIARRTLREFWARYPHAEGPIRAWVAIAVKARWANPAEIKRQFGGSVDFVGDNRVIFDLGGNKYRLVVHVSFSFGRLLVKFIGTHAEYDRIDPETVSWRKK
- a CDS encoding YeeE/YedE family protein, whose amino-acid sequence is MVRQPMKGPNGLYLESFIDLAGDAVVLAAGGLLIGMLFGAFALASKFCLRSAVIEFSHGLFGSKFSIWLLTFSAAVAGTNALIAFGLLDVSGARQLAARGSLSGSLIGGVLFGAGMILARGCASRLLVLSATGNLRALISGLVLTIVGQASLRGFLSPVREALSELWTVQGGPSRSLLAIVDAGAVLGLLLGMLGLGGALWLARRARVGVLAGASAVGVGLAVAAGWLLTFRVSQTSFNLVQVKSISFIGPSADTLMGLINSPSLQLGFDVGLVPGVFAGSLFAALLAGEWKMQGFQDGPSMSRYLFGAALMGFGGMLAGGCAVGAGVTGGAIFALTSWVALAAMWAGALLTNYLVDERSVRSTNPREIVSAS
- a CDS encoding SRPBCC family protein; this encodes MVRWFGRADARPDSFQADIDARPGGRFRVSFSTDDEYHEVGGVYREVVPNARLKFSWAWHSTPERESQVTVVLTPDGDGTLMMLTHEQLFDQAARDGHERGWLGCFDKLEKIFA
- a CDS encoding Bug family tripartite tricarboxylate transporter substrate binding protein, which produces MASRRTAICLIAMGISAIASIGSAAALDYPTRPVRWVVGYPPGGATDIIARLLGQRLSERLGQQFVIENKPGAGNNIATESVIKADPDGYTLLFVNPANYINASLYTNLKFNVVRDLAPIAAFNRVPNVMTVNKDVPAKTVAEFIAYVKANPGKVNLASSGNGTSVHLSGEMFMMMSGVKMQHVPYRGSAPALTDLLGGQVQVIFDNMPSILQHIRAGSVRALAVTSTARSSLLPDVPVLADTVPGYEASALFGAAAPKDTPKEIIEKLNKEMNAVLAEPAIKARLIELGGEPLIGTPEAFGKMIVAETEKWEKVVKAAGVHVD
- a CDS encoding DUF3551 domain-containing protein; the encoded protein is MRSAKLVMLVLLVAGASTMAGSTPAAAYDYPYCAQGRGVGIPGDCSYQTYGQCMASASGRNLYCNVNPRAALNKQQRRARSNPNYRY
- a CDS encoding DUF1428 domain-containing protein encodes the protein MPYVDGFIVAVPRKNLAAYRKMSTKCGKVWREHGALDYREWVAEDVKVGKLTSFPRAVKLKPNETVIFSWITYKSRAQRDKVNAKVMADPRLKNMMDPKSLPFDGKRMIYGGFASLVKV
- a CDS encoding patatin-like phospholipase family protein — encoded protein: MVRQDLVRGQMLVAQGAPSDALFVVLHGALAVRKIGDAAPIAELRAGELVGEIGFFANIPRTANVIAIRDTSVLVLTRAAYQELAEEAPAIVEALLAVLALRFARETARLIPVRASPKARTVAFVQGGYAPAPDAFDRRMRDGLAAADAEIVDPDRLAVMFPGRALDAPEVTDWLNKIEQTAPLVAYLDGGEDSAWTRKAIRQADLVVFVCHGKAPAAGVPTDVEAFACEVHSEAARRLVRVHDRRSGEVSGTAAWLARLPSFMHHHVALEDQVDIDSLVRFLSGRAVGFVAAGGGSFGSAHVGIYKAFRERGVVFDIFVGTSVGSAMAAGFAKNHEAEHLERGTHEIFVRSRSFRRPTWPRYALLDHKAFDRALADQYGADCRIEDCWRPFAAVATNLSTHNLELIRSGLLWQAVRASSAIPGLLPPFYTAEGAMLVDGCLIDNVPLAQMHQLKSGPNLVVHFGDPAAEMFDVEYAALPGRFELVMAMLTPFRKKLLPAAPSAINVLWRSLVAHQRYDMLPAAPLDHVMRPPLSPEIGVTEFERHTEIFDAAYHWAREAIAALEAEGDAAIAAILATARPATKR
- a CDS encoding VOC family protein; this encodes MAVKVTALDHIVINVADVARSAEWYRKILGMEIKVFDPGPGKTPRTSLVFGNQKINVRPLHADKVEWFTADHETAGSDDLCFLTASTPEQVVAHLEACGVAIEEGPVAKQGARGTLQSVYCRDPDGSLIEISSYQREA
- a CDS encoding ArsR/SmtB family transcription factor, whose product is MDRTFAALADPTRRALLARLGREDGLSVSELAQPFSMSLPAIMKHLDVLSDAGLVARSKTGRTVACRLTAGPMEQAMEWLNRYQRFWSENLDRLAAFMEEDQWPPNQPPPATPVSSPGRASHSSVASTPRRRKSSPHGPTRKK
- a CDS encoding helix-turn-helix domain-containing protein, which produces MAKKMIRPLHSEADYDVALNEIERYFENEPKPGTPEADRFDLLALIIEDYERKRWPIEPPDTIDAIRYRMETGGYTQADLGRLLGSRQRASDILTRKRPLTMRMAWRLHREWGIPAEALIAPPRSRGRRSAA